One region of Leptospira bandrabouensis genomic DNA includes:
- a CDS encoding DUF342 domain-containing protein, whose amino-acid sequence MPGPDSYTDRILQDLEASENGYFQIENSGGKAVLKITKPGAKGKKVDYKDVLARVQLFGVEGYNQEQIKKAVALSEGKPVEIGTWSKGDPISSYADITISEDHMEAKMVLHPPKHGGALLTEHQLREQIASVGISVGIIDVVIQNQIKNPNFFVPYTIAKGYPPVPGKDGEIKIYFRSDNKPQLEEDEHGRIDYKNIGVIQSVKPGDLIAERIPPKKGEFGKTVNGTIIPYPEEKSVDWNLGPNVELKGEKLYAQIAGRPVLSASFEIKVDEVIQLEAVDYSTGNIDFPGTIIVEEKIGDGFSLTTNGSIIIRNSVGKAFLKAKGDIVLSGGFMGRGEGYIESEGNIYAKFVEQGKLTAQGSIFVEEAVMHSELSAKDFIRVLGGRGEVMGGTIIAGNSLTCAKLGAVVETKTKVAIGTPPELLDELNRMKKEIAEKEITLHKVQLTLTKLVEKSQKKELNKEEKESIIKLREANEKFTKVLETETKQFETALGSYEPNPDAFVDVEREVFPGVDLSFGAGKTYRLGMNSLVGKTHFYLGTDGNIQTERTVIRKED is encoded by the coding sequence ATGCCCGGCCCAGACTCTTATACAGATCGTATCCTTCAAGATTTAGAAGCATCAGAAAATGGTTATTTCCAAATCGAAAACTCCGGTGGTAAAGCCGTATTAAAAATTACAAAACCCGGGGCCAAAGGAAAAAAAGTCGATTACAAGGATGTGCTCGCACGAGTGCAACTTTTTGGTGTGGAAGGTTACAACCAGGAACAAATCAAAAAAGCAGTAGCCCTTTCTGAGGGCAAACCTGTAGAAATTGGAACTTGGTCGAAGGGTGATCCCATAAGTTCCTATGCAGACATCACCATTTCCGAAGATCATATGGAAGCAAAAATGGTGCTTCATCCACCCAAACATGGAGGAGCACTTCTCACCGAACATCAATTACGTGAACAGATTGCTTCCGTAGGAATTTCCGTCGGGATCATCGATGTTGTCATCCAAAACCAAATCAAAAATCCAAACTTTTTTGTTCCTTATACCATAGCCAAAGGATACCCACCTGTTCCAGGAAAAGATGGAGAAATCAAAATTTACTTTCGCTCCGACAACAAACCTCAGTTAGAAGAAGATGAACATGGTCGTATCGATTATAAAAACATTGGTGTCATTCAATCTGTAAAACCGGGAGATCTGATTGCCGAAAGAATCCCACCGAAAAAGGGAGAATTTGGGAAAACCGTCAATGGAACCATAATCCCCTACCCAGAAGAAAAATCAGTGGATTGGAATCTCGGACCCAACGTAGAACTCAAAGGGGAAAAACTATATGCGCAAATTGCAGGTAGACCCGTTTTATCTGCTTCCTTTGAAATCAAAGTAGATGAAGTGATCCAACTGGAAGCTGTCGATTACTCCACTGGCAATATTGATTTTCCTGGTACCATCATTGTAGAAGAAAAAATTGGCGATGGATTTTCTCTCACTACCAATGGAAGTATCATCATTCGTAATTCCGTAGGAAAAGCCTTTCTCAAAGCCAAAGGAGACATCGTTTTATCCGGTGGTTTTATGGGACGTGGGGAAGGTTATATTGAATCCGAAGGAAATATTTACGCAAAATTTGTAGAACAAGGAAAACTCACAGCGCAAGGAAGTATTTTTGTGGAAGAAGCCGTGATGCATTCCGAACTTTCTGCCAAAGATTTCATTCGAGTTTTAGGAGGACGTGGTGAGGTGATGGGAGGAACCATCATTGCAGGCAACTCACTCACTTGTGCCAAACTTGGTGCTGTTGTAGAAACCAAAACCAAAGTGGCAATTGGAACACCTCCAGAGTTACTCGATGAACTCAATCGAATGAAAAAAGAAATCGCAGAAAAAGAAATCACTCTTCATAAAGTCCAACTGACACTTACCAAACTCGTGGAAAAAAGCCAAAAAAAAGAACTGAACAAGGAAGAAAAAGAGAGTATCATCAAACTGAGAGAAGCAAACGAAAAGTTTACGAAAGTTTTAGAAACAGAAACCAAACAGTTTGAAACGGCACTTGGTTCTTATGAACCGAATCCAGATGCCTTTGTGGATGTAGAAAGAGAAGTATTTCCTGGAGTGGATCTTAGTTTTGGAGCAGGAAAAACCTACCGTTTAGGTATGAATTCGCTCGTGGGTAAAACACATTTTTATTTGGGAACTGACGGAAACATCCAAACCGAACGAACCGTCATTCGAAAAGAAGACTAA
- a CDS encoding glycosyl transferase, translated as MKLYFYISGHGFGHISRSGNIIKRLLKEEFIEEIHLVSPRISFLDFTHPKLTTRNLKLDVGVSQKNSLSIDLQTTKEELIDFEKKKTQILKEETEYCKKHKIGLILTDSSSFPITIALETGIPSMFIGNFTWDFIYQNYAKDDSYFGTLSEQLQVEYGFATEALVLPFFCPMPPFLESSNIGLVGRKPTLSKSQARQKFGWNENTTYILLSFGAYGLEGTKLQTENLPGSIQLVAYGVPGIQTKGILVPEVSHYPDLVAAADFVCTKPGYGILAECYYAKTPILYTDRGDFSEYIHLVNALDLYFRSAYIDLSRIISCQFEEVLTLINTIDSMTPKLELKTDGEEDVVSHLLEYN; from the coding sequence ATGAAACTGTACTTTTATATTTCAGGCCATGGGTTTGGGCATATCAGTCGTTCCGGAAATATTATCAAACGCCTGCTTAAAGAAGAGTTTATTGAAGAAATACACTTGGTCAGTCCAAGAATTTCATTTTTAGACTTTACCCATCCAAAACTTACGACAAGGAATTTAAAACTGGATGTGGGAGTTTCACAAAAGAACTCACTCTCCATTGATTTACAAACTACAAAAGAAGAGCTCATCGATTTCGAAAAAAAGAAAACGCAAATCCTAAAAGAAGAAACTGAATACTGCAAAAAACATAAAATCGGATTGATCCTAACCGACAGTTCTTCTTTTCCCATTACCATTGCTCTGGAAACAGGGATCCCAAGTATGTTTATTGGGAACTTCACCTGGGATTTTATTTATCAAAATTACGCGAAAGACGATTCTTATTTTGGAACTCTCAGCGAACAACTCCAAGTGGAATACGGGTTTGCTACAGAAGCTTTGGTATTACCATTTTTTTGTCCGATGCCACCTTTCCTAGAATCGTCTAACATCGGTCTTGTGGGAAGGAAACCAACTCTCTCTAAATCGCAAGCCCGACAAAAGTTTGGATGGAATGAAAATACTACATATATTCTTTTATCCTTCGGTGCTTACGGCCTTGAAGGAACCAAACTTCAAACTGAAAATCTTCCAGGGTCCATCCAACTTGTAGCATACGGAGTTCCTGGAATCCAAACAAAAGGAATTTTAGTTCCCGAAGTCTCGCATTATCCGGACTTGGTAGCTGCTGCAGATTTTGTGTGTACAAAACCTGGATACGGAATTTTAGCAGAATGTTATTATGCCAAAACCCCTATTCTTTATACAGACCGTGGAGATTTTAGTGAATACATCCATTTGGTAAATGCATTGGATTTATACTTTCGCTCCGCATATATTGACTTATCGCGAATAATTTCTTGTCAATTTGAAGAAGTGCTGACTCTAATTAATACGATCGACTCCATGACTCCTAAGTTAGAATTAAAAACTGACGGAGAAGAGGATGTTGTTTCACACTTATTAGAATACAATTAA
- a CDS encoding TrmH family RNA methyltransferase, whose product MQNRRQYITSFSNPKVKWVAGLKEKRNRDEEKKFFIEGYREIKKAVTSNPNSPIPCLPVKITSLFISPECFLGENEEALIESVRCPIFELPRKIFEKISYRDRPDGLIAVADTPDAFVPWEKIKSIETNPILIIEGVEKPGNLGTILRTAEGAGVGLVIVTDPRIDLFNPNVVRASTGTIFTLPVYIGDLQEVLTKFQSKGYKRYAVTPEGKTLYTSINMKEKSVFLFGSEQYGLSVDAKNLSDDTLHLPMLGEADSLNLAMSCGIVLYESIRQRNQ is encoded by the coding sequence ATGCAAAACAGAAGACAATACATCACTAGTTTTTCCAATCCCAAGGTCAAGTGGGTTGCGGGACTCAAAGAAAAACGAAACCGCGATGAAGAAAAAAAGTTTTTCATCGAAGGGTATCGGGAAATCAAAAAAGCGGTCACAAGTAACCCAAACTCACCTATTCCTTGTTTGCCGGTAAAAATCACAAGTCTCTTCATTTCCCCAGAATGTTTTTTAGGAGAAAATGAAGAGGCCCTGATCGAGTCCGTTCGTTGCCCTATCTTTGAACTTCCTCGTAAAATTTTTGAAAAAATTTCTTACAGAGATCGGCCAGACGGCCTTATCGCAGTGGCAGATACTCCCGATGCTTTTGTCCCTTGGGAGAAAATCAAATCCATTGAAACTAATCCCATCCTTATCATTGAAGGAGTGGAAAAACCGGGAAATCTCGGCACCATCCTCAGGACCGCAGAAGGTGCGGGTGTTGGCCTTGTGATTGTCACAGATCCAAGGATTGATCTTTTTAATCCGAATGTGGTGCGGGCAAGTACAGGTACCATTTTTACTCTACCCGTTTATATTGGAGATTTACAGGAAGTTCTAACAAAATTCCAATCCAAAGGTTACAAACGATATGCAGTCACTCCAGAAGGAAAAACTCTCTATACTTCCATCAATATGAAAGAAAAATCAGTATTTCTTTTTGGAAGTGAACAGTATGGATTGAGTGTGGATGCAAAAAATCTTTCTGATGATACACTCCACTTACCCATGCTCGGAGAAGCGGATTCATTAAACTTAGCCATGTCTTGTGGAATTGTATTGTATGAATCCATTAGACAAAGAAACCAATGA
- a CDS encoding class I SAM-dependent methyltransferase: MTKSYELLDSGDLSKLEIVGGYKLLRSSPTSAYGKETPGIWNDLHAQYIKNDSGSGHWNFQKKVPESFTIEFSNLTFKIKLTPFGHIGLFPEQVTNWDRIREIGKKKQGLEVLNLFAYSGGSTLACLDAGMSVCHVDASKGMVDWARENAKLSGLDSKPVRWIVDDVMKFIRREIKRGKKYQGLILDPPSFGRGSKGEVWKIEENLSELMDALMELSDSKPEFVILSCHSQGFSPLTLERILSSRIKTKGTYQTSELFIPEKSGKKYPAGFCTFFSK; encoded by the coding sequence ATGACAAAAAGTTACGAACTTCTGGATTCAGGTGACCTCTCCAAATTAGAAATCGTTGGCGGATACAAACTCCTTCGTTCCTCCCCTACTTCTGCTTATGGAAAAGAGACACCGGGAATTTGGAACGACCTTCATGCCCAGTACATCAAAAATGACTCGGGTTCGGGGCATTGGAATTTTCAAAAAAAAGTCCCAGAAAGTTTCACCATAGAATTTTCCAATTTAACCTTTAAAATCAAACTCACACCCTTTGGCCATATTGGCCTTTTCCCAGAACAAGTAACCAATTGGGACCGCATTCGTGAGATTGGAAAAAAGAAACAAGGCCTCGAAGTTTTAAACCTATTTGCTTATTCCGGCGGGTCCACACTCGCCTGTCTGGATGCTGGTATGAGTGTCTGTCATGTGGATGCCTCCAAAGGAATGGTGGACTGGGCTCGGGAAAATGCAAAACTCTCAGGGCTCGATTCCAAACCAGTCAGGTGGATTGTAGATGATGTGATGAAATTCATCCGCCGCGAAATCAAACGGGGAAAAAAATACCAAGGGCTCATCCTTGACCCTCCAAGTTTCGGTCGTGGGTCCAAAGGAGAAGTTTGGAAAATTGAAGAAAACTTAAGTGAATTGATGGATGCACTTATGGAACTCTCCGACTCCAAACCAGAATTTGTGATCCTCAGTTGCCATAGCCAAGGTTTTAGTCCCTTAACCTTAGAAAGAATTTTATCTTCACGAATCAAAACCAAAGGAACGTATCAGACTTCCGAATTATTCATTCCAGAAAAATCGGGAAAAAAATACCCAGCTGGATTTTGTACTTTCTTCTCTAAATAA